A genome region from Brooklawnia propionicigenes includes the following:
- a CDS encoding amino acid aminotransferase encodes MSLFSTVEQAPPDPILGVTEKYLADKRPAKVNLGVGVYQDASGRLPLMRCVEIAEQRLAEDPKPRGYLPIDGLASYTADVRELVFGADSPLISQGRVVTVQALGGTGGLKLGADFLRQVDAAATVLISDPSWENHRALFTRAGFSVSSYRYYDPARRGIDFDGMLADLTAAQPGTIVVLHACCHNPTGYDLNREQWAQVLDVVEARNLVPFLDLAYQGFSVGLADDAWVVRTFASRLGNLFCASSFSKNFGLYGERVGAVSVLCRDADEAARVRSQLKIVVRTNFSNPPTHGAQLVATVLADPTLREIWTSELTGMRERIKSMRTSLASQLAQAGVPEMGYVAEQVGMFSYSGLTRDQMLRLREEFGVYGTDAGRICVAALNENNVGYVASSIASVVRG; translated from the coding sequence ATGTCGCTGTTCAGCACCGTCGAGCAAGCTCCCCCGGACCCCATCCTGGGCGTGACTGAGAAGTACCTGGCCGATAAGCGTCCGGCGAAGGTCAATCTGGGCGTTGGTGTCTACCAGGATGCCTCCGGCAGGCTCCCCCTGATGCGTTGCGTGGAGATCGCCGAGCAGCGGCTCGCCGAAGACCCCAAGCCGCGCGGTTATCTGCCGATCGACGGTCTGGCCAGCTACACCGCCGACGTGCGCGAGTTGGTCTTCGGGGCCGATTCCCCACTGATCAGCCAGGGACGGGTCGTGACCGTCCAGGCGCTGGGCGGCACCGGCGGTCTCAAGCTCGGCGCCGACTTCCTGCGCCAGGTCGACGCCGCGGCCACTGTGTTGATCAGCGATCCGTCGTGGGAGAATCACCGGGCGTTGTTCACCCGGGCCGGGTTCTCGGTGTCGTCGTACCGCTATTACGACCCGGCCCGCCGGGGCATCGATTTCGACGGGATGCTGGCCGATCTGACCGCCGCCCAGCCGGGCACGATCGTGGTGCTGCACGCCTGCTGCCACAACCCGACCGGCTATGACCTCAACCGCGAGCAGTGGGCCCAGGTGCTGGACGTCGTCGAGGCGCGGAATCTGGTTCCGTTCCTCGACCTGGCCTACCAGGGCTTCAGCGTCGGGCTTGCCGATGACGCCTGGGTGGTGCGCACCTTCGCGTCCCGGCTCGGCAATCTGTTCTGCGCCAGCTCGTTCAGCAAGAACTTCGGTCTCTACGGCGAACGGGTCGGCGCCGTGTCGGTGCTGTGCCGCGACGCCGACGAGGCTGCCCGCGTCCGCTCACAGTTGAAGATCGTGGTGCGGACGAACTTCTCGAACCCGCCGACTCATGGCGCCCAGCTGGTCGCCACGGTGCTGGCCGATCCGACGCTGCGCGAGATCTGGACGAGCGAGCTGACCGGGATGCGGGAGCGCATCAAGTCGATGCGGACCTCGCTGGCCTCCCAACTCGCCCAAGCCGGGGTGCCCGAGATGGGCTATGTGGCTGAGCAGGTCGGCATGTTCAGCTACTCGGGGTTGACCCGCGACCAGATGCTGCGGCTGCGTGAGGAATTCGGCGTCTACGGAACCGACGCCGGGCGCATCTGCGTGGCGGCGCTCAACGAGAACAACGTCGGCTACGTGGCGTCGTCGATAGCCTCGGTGGTTCGCGGCTAG
- the nusG gene encoding transcription termination/antitermination protein NusG gives MSQDANDDLSRDEVEIDLGAGLADESQPSDDIEINLDFDDFSEPETSDEDLGIDLSLGDDQDSAEAAEAEAADEEPDEALEKALEDLRAELRAKPGDWYVVHTYSGMENRVKQNIDARVISLNLEDYIYETLVPTEDAVEIRNGQKKNVTRTFMPGYVLVRMELTDESWAAVRHTASVTGFVGHASQPVPLDLVEVERMLTPAVQAKVAAASQTPSKKRKKIEVVDYQVGDSVQIIDGAFAGVHASITEINPHNQRVKAMVEILGRETPVDLTFAQIQKDL, from the coding sequence ATGAGCCAAGACGCCAATGACGATCTGAGTCGCGACGAGGTTGAGATCGACCTGGGGGCCGGTCTCGCGGACGAGTCACAGCCGTCGGACGATATTGAGATCAACCTCGACTTCGATGATTTCTCCGAGCCCGAGACTTCGGACGAGGACCTCGGCATCGACCTGTCGCTCGGTGACGACCAGGACAGCGCCGAAGCCGCTGAGGCCGAGGCCGCCGATGAGGAGCCCGACGAAGCACTGGAGAAGGCCCTCGAGGATCTGCGCGCCGAACTGCGCGCCAAGCCCGGCGACTGGTATGTCGTGCATACCTATTCCGGCATGGAGAACCGCGTCAAGCAGAACATCGACGCCCGGGTGATCTCGCTCAACCTCGAGGACTACATCTACGAGACCCTGGTGCCCACCGAGGATGCCGTCGAGATTCGCAACGGCCAGAAGAAGAATGTCACCCGCACCTTCATGCCTGGCTATGTGCTCGTCCGCATGGAGCTCACGGACGAATCGTGGGCCGCGGTGCGCCACACGGCATCGGTGACCGGCTTCGTCGGCCATGCCAGCCAGCCGGTTCCCCTCGATCTGGTCGAGGTGGAGCGGATGCTCACCCCGGCCGTGCAGGCGAAGGTGGCAGCAGCCAGCCAGACGCCGTCCAAGAAGCGCAAGAAGATCGAGGTCGTCGACTACCAGGTGGGCGACTCGGTGCAGATCATCGACGGTGCCTTCGCGGGCGTCCATGCCTCGATCACCGAGATCAACCCCCACAACCAGCGCGTGAAGGCCATGGTCGAGATTCTGGGTCGCGAGACGCCAGTAGACTTGACCTTCGCCCAGATCCAGAAGGACCTCTGA
- the rplL gene encoding 50S ribosomal protein L7/L12 → MAKLSTEDLLDQFKEMTLIELSEFVKAFEEAFDVKAAAPVAVAAAPAAAEEAEAPEEKTEFDVVLEAAGDKKIGVIKAVRSLTSLGLKEAKDLVESAPKVVVENAKKEDAEKAKAALEAEGATVTLK, encoded by the coding sequence ATGGCGAAGCTGAGCACCGAGGATCTCCTCGATCAGTTCAAGGAAATGACCCTCATCGAGTTGTCCGAGTTCGTGAAGGCGTTCGAGGAAGCTTTCGACGTCAAGGCCGCCGCTCCGGTTGCCGTTGCCGCCGCCCCGGCTGCTGCCGAAGAGGCTGAGGCTCCCGAGGAGAAGACCGAGTTCGATGTGGTCCTCGAGGCCGCCGGCGACAAGAAGATCGGCGTCATCAAGGCCGTTCGTTCGCTGACCAGCCTGGGCCTCAAGGAGGCCAAGGATCTCGTCGAGTCGGCTCCGAAGGTCGTCGTCGAGAACGCCAAGAAGGAAGATGCCGAGAAGGCCAAGGCGGCCTTGGAGGCCGAGGGCGCTACCGTCACCCTCAAGTGA
- a CDS encoding pseudouridine-5'-phosphate glycosidase, which translates to MTIRYSPLVRDALDHGYPVLALETANVTHSMPRPLNLETAKAVQEQILAADVVPAAIAAIDGDAVIGLTESELERIANEPDPVRVAISDLPIVETRKLTGGTNLGAVIHLAHRAGIKVCATTGLGGVHRASRRGSLIQESSDLMALSTHPLVLVTSGVRPMLDVAATLERLETMGIPVLGYRTLQFPSMYLAETGYEVDHRVESASEIADIARARDELNLSQSLVIANPTPPDLEVSDYQARVSEAIEIASHLPEGGAEDTQVLLASFEEATHGQARKLNTELYRRNVALGAQIAKELAITPHYTD; encoded by the coding sequence GTGACCATACGCTACAGCCCCCTGGTTCGCGACGCACTCGACCACGGCTATCCGGTGCTGGCGCTGGAGACCGCCAACGTGACCCATTCGATGCCGCGGCCCCTCAATCTGGAGACCGCCAAGGCCGTGCAGGAGCAGATCCTGGCCGCCGATGTCGTCCCGGCCGCGATCGCCGCCATCGACGGAGACGCCGTGATCGGCCTGACCGAAAGCGAACTCGAGCGCATCGCCAACGAACCCGATCCGGTCCGGGTCGCGATCAGCGACCTGCCCATCGTCGAGACCCGCAAACTGACCGGCGGCACGAACCTGGGCGCCGTGATCCACCTGGCCCACCGCGCCGGCATCAAGGTCTGCGCCACCACCGGGCTGGGCGGGGTTCATCGCGCCAGCCGGCGCGGCAGCCTGATCCAGGAATCCAGTGACTTGATGGCATTGTCGACTCATCCGTTGGTGCTGGTCACCTCGGGTGTGCGTCCGATGCTGGACGTCGCAGCCACCTTGGAACGGCTCGAGACCATGGGCATTCCGGTGCTGGGCTACCGCACCCTGCAATTCCCCAGCATGTACCTGGCCGAGACCGGCTACGAGGTCGACCATCGGGTGGAAAGCGCCTCGGAGATCGCCGACATCGCCCGGGCCCGCGATGAGCTGAATCTGAGCCAGTCACTGGTGATCGCCAATCCGACCCCGCCCGACCTCGAGGTGAGCGACTATCAGGCGCGCGTCAGCGAGGCCATCGAGATCGCCTCTCACCTGCCTGAAGGCGGCGCCGAGGACACTCAGGTGCTGCTGGCCAGTTTCGAGGAAGCCACGCACGGCCAGGCCCGCAAGCTCAACACTGAGCTCTATCGCCGCAATGTCGCGCTCGGTGCGCAGATCGCCAAGGAACTGGCGATCACCCCGCACTACACCGACTGA
- the rplK gene encoding 50S ribosomal protein L11 produces the protein MPPKKKVAAIVKIAINAGAATPAPPVGTALGPHGVNIMEFVKAYNAKTEAQRGTVVPAEITIYEDRTFTFIVKTPPAAELIKKAAGLQKGSGKPNKEKVGKITKDQVREIANTKLPDLNANDVDAAMKIVEGTARSMGVVVE, from the coding sequence ATGCCTCCCAAGAAGAAGGTAGCGGCGATCGTCAAGATCGCCATCAATGCGGGTGCCGCTACTCCGGCTCCGCCCGTAGGTACCGCCCTCGGTCCCCATGGTGTCAACATCATGGAGTTCGTCAAGGCTTACAACGCCAAGACCGAAGCCCAGCGCGGCACCGTCGTCCCTGCTGAGATCACCATCTACGAGGACCGGACCTTCACGTTCATCGTGAAGACCCCGCCGGCCGCAGAGCTGATCAAGAAGGCCGCTGGCCTGCAGAAGGGCTCGGGCAAGCCGAACAAGGAGAAGGTCGGCAAGATCACCAAGGATCAGGTGCGCGAGATCGCCAACACCAAGCTGCCCGATCTGAACGCCAACGACGTTGACGCCGCGATGAAGATCGTCGAGGGCACCGCCCGTTCGATGGGTGTCGTCGTCGAGTGA
- the rplJ gene encoding 50S ribosomal protein L10 — MARPDKAAAVAQLKEEFSSSSAVVLTEYRGLTVKNLKDLRRSLGEDASYAVAKNTLALIAAREAGVEGLDAQLTGPTALAFVKGDVATAAKTLRDFAKANPLLVIKSGVLEGKILDADQVKKLADLESREVLLAKLAGAMKASLSTAVGTFAAPLTQAAQLFGALESKQSDQKPDTSAEAETTTDAAAAAADTQ; from the coding sequence ATGGCGAGGCCTGACAAGGCAGCCGCGGTCGCGCAGCTGAAGGAAGAATTCTCCAGCAGCTCTGCCGTCGTGTTGACCGAGTATCGCGGACTCACCGTCAAGAACCTGAAGGACCTTCGCAGGTCCTTGGGGGAGGACGCCAGCTACGCCGTTGCGAAGAACACTCTGGCCCTGATTGCCGCCCGCGAGGCTGGCGTCGAAGGACTCGACGCCCAGCTCACCGGTCCGACCGCACTCGCCTTCGTCAAGGGCGATGTGGCCACGGCAGCCAAGACTCTGCGTGACTTCGCAAAGGCCAATCCGCTTCTGGTCATCAAGAGCGGCGTTCTCGAGGGCAAGATCCTCGACGCCGACCAGGTCAAGAAGCTGGCCGACCTTGAGTCGCGTGAGGTTCTGCTTGCCAAGCTGGCTGGCGCGATGAAGGCTTCGTTGAGCACGGCGGTGGGTACCTTCGCCGCTCCGCTCACCCAGGCTGCACAGCTTTTCGGCGCTCTGGAATCCAAGCAGTCCGACCAGAAGCCCGACACCTCGGCAGAAGCCGAGACCACCACCGACGCGGCAGCTGCGGCTGCTGACACCCAGTAA
- the rpmG gene encoding 50S ribosomal protein L33, whose amino-acid sequence MAKKAQDVRPKITLACTECKDRNYITKKNRRNTPDRLELMKFCKREGKHTLHRETR is encoded by the coding sequence ATGGCGAAGAAGGCGCAGGACGTTCGTCCGAAGATCACTTTGGCGTGCACGGAATGCAAGGACCGCAACTACATCACCAAGAAGAACCGTCGCAATACCCCGGATCGTCTTGAGCTGATGAAGTTCTGCAAGCGCGAGGGCAAGCACACCTTGCACCGCGAGACCCGCTGA
- the secE gene encoding preprotein translocase subunit SecE, with product MADSSKSRGDGKPARAASSSPESEAEELVVEETGEVDDELTEAVDDDLADADDSSEPGEGEEALADEAPVSAPKPAKRHQTVAPVKKAKPTPKQSEAKKTDHKRTTLVQFIKQAIGELKKVVWPTAATTRQYFVVVLVFVLFIMAFVAGLDALFGWLLLLWLA from the coding sequence GTGGCGGATAGCAGCAAGTCCCGTGGCGACGGCAAACCGGCTCGTGCCGCTTCGTCGTCCCCGGAGTCTGAGGCCGAAGAACTGGTCGTCGAGGAAACCGGCGAGGTGGACGACGAACTGACCGAAGCCGTCGACGATGACCTCGCCGATGCCGACGACTCGTCCGAACCGGGCGAGGGCGAAGAGGCCTTGGCTGACGAGGCACCGGTGTCCGCGCCCAAGCCCGCCAAACGCCATCAGACCGTCGCACCGGTCAAGAAAGCCAAACCAACCCCCAAGCAGTCGGAAGCCAAGAAGACCGATCACAAGCGCACCACGCTCGTCCAGTTCATCAAGCAGGCGATCGGTGAGCTGAAGAAAGTCGTCTGGCCCACTGCCGCCACGACCCGGCAGTATTTCGTCGTCGTGCTGGTCTTCGTCTTGTTCATCATGGCGTTCGTGGCTGGTCTGGACGCCCTGTTCGGCTGGCTCTTGCTGCTGTGGCTAGCGTGA
- a CDS encoding FAS1-like dehydratase domain-containing protein, which produces MPISADHVGRVYPATKPYRVSRAKIAEFATALGDTNPAYFDDESPIAPPTFAAVIAAQAWGAMFDDPDLGLALRRTIHADQRFDIVRPLREGDDVVATLTIEKVRSRGNVDMVTIGVALSTVGGEPLGTATSQLIHTREEAVA; this is translated from the coding sequence GTGCCCATTTCTGCAGACCATGTCGGACGCGTCTACCCGGCGACCAAGCCGTACCGGGTGAGCCGCGCCAAGATTGCTGAGTTCGCCACCGCGCTGGGGGACACCAACCCGGCCTACTTCGACGACGAGTCTCCGATCGCCCCGCCCACCTTCGCGGCGGTAATCGCTGCGCAGGCCTGGGGTGCGATGTTCGATGATCCCGATCTCGGGCTGGCGTTGCGCCGTACGATCCACGCCGACCAGCGTTTCGACATCGTCCGGCCGCTGCGCGAAGGCGACGATGTGGTGGCCACGCTGACCATCGAGAAGGTTCGCTCCCGCGGCAATGTCGACATGGTCACCATCGGAGTCGCCCTGTCGACCGTCGGGGGAGAACCCCTGGGCACCGCGACGAGCCAGCTGATTCATACCCGCGAGGAGGCCGTGGCATGA
- a CDS encoding UDP-N-acetylmuramate dehydrogenase, with the protein MSDYSNVPDDFDPMQVDSCSLERLSGALPTRATTDSVVLADHTTFHIGGSARRLVRARTPDEVVDAVREADAAGEPLLVLSGGSNVLIADRGFDGTVVLVDTHGVDADVSACGGAFVRIQAGEIWDDVVAYTIEQEWAGIEALSGIPGLVGAAPIQNIGAYGQDVSQTIARVRTWDRQAGEFRTFVADKCGFGYRDSLFKRSRVAGQATGRYVVLEVWFHLGLASRSEPVRYGQLAAALGVEIGDRAPTARVREAVLALRASKGMVVDPADHDTWSAGSFFMNPILEPEAAVQLPADAPRFLQPDGRVKSSAAWLIDHAGFVKGFPSQGPARLSSKHVLALTNHDGARAADIAELARTVRAGVAERFGVWLEPEPVLVGLEI; encoded by the coding sequence ATGTCTGACTATTCCAACGTGCCCGACGACTTCGATCCGATGCAGGTGGATTCCTGCTCGCTGGAACGTCTGTCCGGTGCGCTGCCCACCCGCGCGACCACTGATTCGGTCGTGCTGGCCGACCATACGACGTTTCATATCGGGGGGTCGGCACGCCGGCTGGTGCGTGCCCGCACCCCCGACGAGGTCGTCGACGCGGTCCGCGAGGCCGATGCCGCGGGGGAGCCCCTGCTGGTGCTGTCGGGTGGATCGAATGTGCTGATCGCCGACCGGGGCTTCGACGGCACGGTCGTGCTGGTCGACACCCACGGCGTGGACGCCGATGTGAGTGCCTGCGGGGGAGCCTTCGTGCGCATCCAGGCGGGCGAGATCTGGGACGATGTCGTCGCCTACACCATCGAGCAGGAGTGGGCCGGCATCGAGGCGTTGAGCGGCATCCCCGGGCTGGTGGGGGCCGCCCCGATCCAGAACATCGGCGCCTACGGGCAAGACGTCTCCCAGACCATCGCCCGCGTACGCACCTGGGATCGCCAGGCGGGAGAGTTCCGCACCTTCGTCGCCGACAAGTGCGGCTTCGGCTACCGCGACTCCCTGTTCAAGCGCTCGCGGGTCGCCGGCCAGGCGACCGGACGATATGTCGTGCTGGAGGTCTGGTTCCATCTCGGGCTGGCCAGCCGCTCCGAGCCGGTGCGCTATGGACAGTTGGCTGCGGCGCTCGGGGTCGAGATCGGCGATCGCGCGCCGACCGCCCGCGTACGGGAGGCCGTCTTGGCGTTGCGCGCGAGCAAGGGCATGGTGGTCGATCCGGCCGACCACGACACCTGGTCGGCGGGCAGTTTCTTCATGAACCCGATCCTGGAGCCGGAGGCGGCCGTGCAGCTGCCCGCCGATGCGCCCCGGTTCCTGCAACCCGACGGCAGGGTGAAAAGCTCGGCCGCGTGGCTGATCGACCACGCCGGCTTCGTCAAGGGCTTCCCCTCGCAGGGGCCGGCACGGTTGTCGAGCAAGCATGTGCTGGCGTTGACCAACCACGACGGCGCCCGCGCAGCCGACATCGCCGAGCTGGCACGTACCGTGCGGGCCGGTGTTGCCGAGCGGTTCGGTGTGTGGCTGGAGCCCGAACCGGTCCTGGTCGGCCTCGAGATCTGA
- a CDS encoding YajQ family cyclic di-GMP-binding protein: MAADSSFDIVSKVDRQEVDNALNQAAREVRQRFDFKGTDASISWSGDQIAMQASGEERVKAVWDVFQSKLVRRGVDLKSVQASEPKLSGKLWHMTADMQNGISQENAKKISKLIRDEGPKGVKAQIQGDELRVSSKSRDALQQVQKMVKDADYEFAVQFVNYR; encoded by the coding sequence ATGGCTGCAGACAGTTCCTTCGATATCGTCAGCAAGGTCGACCGCCAGGAGGTCGACAACGCGCTCAATCAGGCTGCCCGGGAGGTACGGCAGCGTTTCGACTTCAAGGGCACCGACGCGTCCATCAGCTGGTCGGGCGACCAGATCGCGATGCAGGCCAGCGGCGAGGAGCGGGTGAAGGCCGTCTGGGATGTCTTCCAATCGAAGCTGGTGCGCCGTGGGGTCGACCTGAAGTCGGTGCAGGCCAGCGAGCCCAAGCTGTCCGGCAAGCTGTGGCATATGACCGCCGACATGCAGAACGGCATCTCGCAGGAGAATGCGAAGAAGATCTCCAAGCTGATCCGCGATGAGGGTCCGAAGGGCGTGAAGGCGCAGATTCAGGGCGACGAGCTGCGGGTCAGCTCGAAGTCACGCGATGCACTGCAGCAGGTGCAGAAGATGGTCAAGGACGCCGACTACGAGTTCGCGGTGCAGTTCGTCAACTACCGCTGA
- the rplA gene encoding 50S ribosomal protein L1, whose product MKHSKRYRTSAELRDGDQLYTPEEAIKIIKQFPAGGFDESVEVSMRLGVDPRKADQMVRGTVNLPNGTGKTARVLVFAQGPKAAEALAAGADEVGSDELIEKVAGGYLDFDAVVATPDLMGKVGRLGRVLGPRGLMPNPKTGTVTMDVTKAVSDIKGGKIEFRVDRHANLQFIVGKVSFTEQALVENYRAAMDEIARLKPNTSKGRYVRKITLSTTMGPGVPVDVAASKPVTAEAAS is encoded by the coding sequence ATGAAGCACAGCAAGCGCTATCGCACTTCGGCAGAGCTGCGTGACGGCGATCAGCTCTACACGCCCGAAGAGGCCATCAAGATCATCAAGCAGTTCCCGGCCGGAGGCTTCGACGAGTCGGTCGAGGTATCGATGCGGCTGGGTGTCGATCCCCGCAAGGCCGACCAGATGGTCCGCGGCACGGTGAATCTGCCCAACGGCACTGGCAAGACGGCACGGGTCCTCGTCTTCGCCCAAGGCCCCAAGGCTGCAGAGGCACTGGCGGCAGGAGCTGACGAGGTCGGCTCCGACGAACTCATCGAGAAGGTGGCCGGCGGCTACCTCGACTTCGATGCCGTCGTGGCCACCCCCGACCTGATGGGTAAGGTAGGACGCCTCGGCCGCGTGCTCGGCCCGCGCGGCCTGATGCCGAACCCGAAGACCGGCACTGTGACCATGGACGTCACCAAGGCCGTGTCCGACATCAAGGGCGGCAAGATCGAGTTCCGTGTCGATCGTCACGCGAACCTGCAGTTCATCGTGGGCAAGGTCAGCTTCACCGAGCAGGCCCTGGTCGAGAACTACCGGGCGGCCATGGACGAGATCGCTCGCCTGAAGCCGAACACCTCCAAGGGACGCTACGTCCGCAAGATCACCCTGTCGACCACGATGGGCCCCGGCGTGCCCGTCGATGTGGCCGCCTCGAAGCCGGTCACCGCGGAGGCAGCCTCCTGA
- a CDS encoding MaoC/PaaZ C-terminal domain-containing protein → MTAVELSQVAAGDRLPDLELHLTRPDVVRYSGASTDFNPIHYSDRIAKAIGLPGVVVHGMWTMGAALRIVTDWVGDPALVASYFVRFVNPVPVPDDDEGTTVQVQAHVTGVSDGVATIAIEATHGTDKVLGAAKATVRLD, encoded by the coding sequence ATGACCGCCGTCGAATTGTCCCAGGTTGCTGCCGGCGATCGGCTGCCCGATCTGGAGCTGCACCTGACCAGGCCGGATGTGGTGCGCTACTCCGGTGCGTCGACAGATTTCAATCCGATTCACTACTCCGACCGGATCGCCAAGGCGATCGGGTTGCCCGGAGTGGTCGTTCATGGCATGTGGACGATGGGTGCCGCGCTGCGCATCGTCACCGACTGGGTGGGCGATCCGGCCCTGGTCGCCAGCTACTTCGTCCGGTTCGTCAACCCGGTGCCGGTGCCCGACGACGATGAGGGCACCACGGTGCAGGTGCAGGCCCACGTCACCGGCGTGAGCGACGGAGTGGCGACGATCGCCATTGAGGCAACTCATGGCACCGACAAGGTGCTGGGGGCGGCCAAGGCGACCGTGCGCCTCGACTGA